From a region of the Oryza sativa Japonica Group chromosome 6, ASM3414082v1 genome:
- the LOC136356914 gene encoding uncharacterized protein, translating into MDSLSSLFVKVEELGLLQPLGIPHWVSLYADDVVAFVRPTVADLEAATTVPRIFGEASGLHTNFNKCSALPISSIPIYLLIALDAPKWVIKGIDKIRRGFLWAGKVSTHGGKCRVAWGGVCAPKCYGGLGVPDLDRMGIALRSRWVWLQRTSPDKPWHGLNIPVSLNERNFATASTVCVLGNGESILFWEDIWLEGSSIRCIAPAVWAAVPARLRRRRTVAEALQDRRWIRDCTGALGLQAILEYLQLWSILRSSVRLSDHPDSFIWKWEASGVYSSRSAYRALFLGRVPFQSEPIWKTFAPPPRDAGSLPGWSQKGATRRRTACVLGGCLTRIDVSFVINMKRLLITSWSLAQSLANFDGLSFPALDIQQLIVSFMPLRDAARASLVSRNWRMLWTCHPNLCFDGTKQEPTDEGTLKIDRWYFSKTVNHVVRRHKGIGLNKFSINCDLNKDEFKHIDGKAVVLIEVHPNISGFTMLKRLALQYVKIVGDLPDLLSRCSLLEDLDISVCTGVGDLVIPCQLDKLQHLRIWGTEVQMIEFHVSCLTRFGYRGEAISIMLHGCPKSVKATIVFLELNQLDHVFTVLPSALPVKELSLDLHMYDYDLGQVHTLTRPLWRLWVSHIYTAMVFELGTGYLM; encoded by the exons ATGGATTCTCTGAGCTCCCTCTTTGTTAAGGTAGAAGAGTTGGGGCTCCTCCAGCCGCTGGGGATCCCTCACTGGGTCTCCCTCTATGCTGATGACGTGGTCGCTTTCGTCAGGCCGACGGTTGCCGATTTGGAGGCCGCCACAACAGTGCCGCGCATCTTTGGCGAAGCTTCCGGTCTCCACACGAACTTCAACAAATGTTCGGCGCTTCCGATCAG CTCGATTCCAATCTATTTGCTGATTGCCCTTGATGCACCCAAGTGGGTAATTAAAGGAATTGACAAGATAAGGAGGGGTTTTCTTTGGGCCGGCAAAGTCAGTACCCATGGTGGCAAGTGTCGGGTCGCATGGGGTGGTGTTTGTGCTCCAAAATGCTACGGCGGGTTGGGGGTACCGGATTTGGATCGCATGGGCATCGCCTTAAGATCGAGATGGGTCTGGTTGCAGCGCACTTCGCCGGATAAGCCATGGCACGGCCTCAACATCCCGGTTTCCTTGAACGAGCGAAACTTTGCGACGGCTTCAACAGTCTGCGTTCTGGGCAATGGGGAGTCCATTCTTTTTTGGGAAGACATTTGGCTAGAGGGTTCCTCCATTCGCTGCATTGCTCCGGCTGTTTGGGCGGCTGTCCCGGCACGTCTTCGCCGTCGCAGGACGGTCGCCGAGGCCCTTCAAGACAGGAGATGGATTAGAGACTGCACAGGGGCGCTGGGTTTGCAGGCTATTCTTGAGTACCTTCAGCTCTGGAGCATCCTGAGGTCCTCTGTGCGGCTCTCTGACCACCCCGACTCTTTTATTTGGAAGTGGGAAGCATCGGGAGTCTACTCTTCGCGTTCGGCATACCGGGCACTCTTTCTAGGTAGGGTTCCTTTCCAATCCGAACCCATCTGGAAGACCTTCGCCCCCCCTCCCCGAGATGCCGGTTCTTTGCCTGGTTGGTCACAAAAAGGCGCTACTAGACGGCGGACCGCCTGCGTTCTAGGGGGTTGCCTCACCCGGATAGATGTGTCCTTTGTGATCAACATGAAGAGACTATTGATCACATCTTGGTCGCTTGCCCAGAGTCTCGCCAACTTTGATGGGCTGTCCTTTCCAGCATTG GATATTCAGCAGCTTATAGTATCTTTTATGCCACTCAGAGATGCGGCTAGAGCGAGCCTTGTGTCAAGAAACTGGAGAATGCTCTGGACATGCCACCCTAATCTGTGCTTTGATGGCACCAAGCAGGAGCCTACTGATGAGGGTACTCTCAAAATTGACCGATGGTACTTCTCTAAGACAGTAAATCATGTTGTCCGACGCCACAAGGGAATAGGGTTAAATAAGTTCAGCATCAACTGTGACCTCAACAAGGATGAATTCAAACATATCGATGGCAAAG CTGTTGTATTAATAGAGGTACATCCAAATATTTCTGGTTTTACCATGCTCAAAAGGCTCGCGCTGCAGTATGTAAAAATAGTGGGGGATCTTCCAGACTTGCTGTCACGATGTTCTCTTCTTGAGGACTTGGATATCAGTGTGTGCACTGGCGTGGGTGATTTGGTAATACCATGCCAACTTGACAAGCTTCAACATCTGCGGATTTGGGGTACGGAGGTGCAGATGATTGAATTTCATGTTTCCTGTCTTACGCGTTTTGGGTATAGAGGGGAGGCAATCTCAATCATGCTTCATGGTTGCCCAAAATCAGTGAAGGCAACAATCGTATTTCTTGAACTTAATCAACTTGACCATGTGTTCACTGTGCTTCCAAGTGCTTTACCTGTCAAGGAGCTTAGCTTGGATTTACATATGTACGACTATGACCTAGGACAG GTTCATACATTGACAAGAccactgtggagattatgggtatcccatatctacacggcgatggtattcgaactgggtacaggatacctaatgtag
- the LOC136357054 gene encoding uncharacterized protein codes for MEASGASGGEHPGGDDEGSGGEFFASGGDGGDEDTVLEEIDPAEVYTLEDFLAEDEIMESFRRKIGDKLKAKIEGSSSGPPRRRQRQSGPRRYIPRPREKGHEDLVANYFSANPIYTDEQFRRRFRMNKPLFLRIVNALSNWDQFFTQRVDATGRDSHSPLQKCTAAIRMLGYGTPADALDEVLKIAASTSLECLGKFAVGIIECFGSEYLRPPTSDELEKILQENEARGFPGMIGSIDCMHWQWKNCPKGWAGMFINGFKGKPTMILEAVGEAPRVSYTVNGTQYDTGYYLADGIYPEWAAFVKTIRKPQTEKHKLYAQRQEGARKDVECAFGVLQSRFDIVNRPARLWKRNDVVNIMQACVILHNMIVEDEKDLVKIPLDLNENPSATIVLPPEVQTNDNPNPCFVDVLNRNSAIRAASTHRQLKNDLVEHIWQRYGPRGG; via the exons ATGGAGGCCTCTGGTGCCTCTGGTGGCGAGCATCCTGGTGGCGACGATGAGGGGTCTGGTGGCGAGTTCTTCGCCTCTGGTGGAGATGGAGGCGATGAAGATACTGTCCTTGAAGAAATCGATCCAGCGGAAGTATATACACTTGAAGATTTTCTCGCCGAAGATGAAATAATGGAATCATTTCGAAGGAAGATTGGCGATAAATTGAAGGCCAAAATCGAAGGATCTTCTTCTGGTCCACCTCGTCGTCGCCAGCGTCAAAGTGGACCTAGAAGGTACATACCTAGGCCAAGAGAAAAGGGACATGAAGATTTAGTTGCTAATTATTTTTCAGCAAATCCTATCTATACTGATGAGCAGTTTCGGAGGAGGTTTCGGATGAATAAGCCTTTGTTTCTTCGAATTGTCAATGCCCTGTCTAACTGGGATCAATTTTTTACCCAAAGAGTTGATGCAACAGGTCGAGATAGCCACTCACCTCTCCAAAAGTGCACCGCTGCTATTCGAATGCTAGGATATGGCACACCAGCGGACGCACTAGATGAGGTACTCAAGATTGCAGCGAGCACTTCTTTGGAATGTTTGGGAAAATTTGCCGTAGGAATAATTGAATGTTTTGGTAGCGAGTACTTGCGTCCTCCGACAAGTGATGAACTAGAAAAAATTTTACAAGAGAATGAAGCTCGTGGCTTTCCAGGCATGATAGGAAGTATTGATTGTATGCATTGGCAATGGAAGAATTGTCCAAAAGGTTGGGCAGGAATGTTTATCAATGGTTTCAAAGGTAAACCTACAATGATCCTTGAAGCGGT AGGAGAAGCCCCCCGAGTGAGTTATACTGTAAATGGAACGCAGTATGACACGGGGTATTATCTTGCCGATGGAATATATCCCGAGTGGGCTGCCTTCGTGAAGACAATAAGAAAACCTCAAACGGAGAAACATAAATTATATGCACAACGACAAGAAGGGGCCAGAAAGGATGTCGAGTGTGCATTTGGCGTGTTGCAATCCCGTTTTGATATTGTCAACCGTCCAGCACGGTTGTGGAAAAGGAATGATGTTGTTAATATAATGCAAGCTTGCGTTATCCTCCATAATATGATAGTGGAAGATGAAAAGGATTTGGTTAAAATCCCATTGGATTTGAATGAAAATCCAAGTGCAACCATTGTCCTACCACCGGAAGTGCAAACAAATGACAATCCTAATCCATGCTTTGTCGACGTGCTTAACAGAAACTCGGCTATCCGGGCTGCCTCTACACATCGACAGCTCAAGAATGATTTAGTTGAGCACATATGGCAGCGATATGGGCCAAGAGGAGGTTAG